The DNA segment TGCGTCACAAATGGCGTTTCTTATTCTCATCGAAAATCCATGGCGAAAGCTTCTCCACAATGCTGGGCAAAATGTTGGACAAGGGTCCCACGCTCTTCTTCATCGAGGATGAGGATCAATACATATTTGGTGGCTATGCTCCCGAATCTTGGGCATTGCGACCCCAATTTGCTGGCAATGATAGCTCATTGCTATACACACTGAGTCCAGCCATGCGCTGCTTTAGTTCCACGGGTTACAACGATCATTATCAGTATCTGAATTTGAATCAACAGACCATGCCCAATGGCCTGGTGAGTACTATCCACTTACCATATACTCAATATATGTATTGATTAATGCTATAATTATCCAATTTATTTGCAGGGCATGGGCGGCCAATTTGAGTATTGGGGTAAGTGACATTGCTTAGCATTTAGTATGGCATTTGCTCAAAGTATTTCGTTTATTAAAGGTCTATGGTTGGACTGCATGTTCGGCGAGGGACAGAGTGTGGAAAGCTGTACCACATATGGCGACTATGTGCAGCTAAGGTGCGTGACAGCTGCGAAAGTTTtccttttaatataattagcTTTTTATTATCAAGCTATCGATAGAAGCAAtggatttaattttatattgaatcCGATTACAATCAACTTCCTTACTACAATtagaaaatgatttaatttacGCTATGAATGTGTAAACTCGAAAAAGTTtttgttaaatgaaattgctaTTGAAATGAAGCAATGTTTGGCAGTGATTACAGTACAATTTTATTGGACTTTCAAGATGATTGCATAAAATTGTATGACAatcacaaattgaaatttatgtgctCTTAGTGAATTAACTTAAATGCATTGTATATAGttgaacatttaaaattgcttCGGAATGCGCCTTTTGTTGGCTTAACAAAAAGCATTGTacgtttgtttttctttttttaatgaaaaatcacaacaaaGTTGCGGTATTcatcattcattcaattctATATTAAACCCTAGAACCATTCTTTGCGTCAGTCAGGGGTTTGCAATTATTGCCATTATACTATTAATACCCCTTCAAATGTAATCTATTatatgaattttgtatttattttattaacttgcatctaatatatattctctcattgtttatatttatagcaaacgcaaacaattcaaaatacGCAACATGGAGGTCTGGGCTGTGGGCGATTTGCCAGTCAAGGACGATGAGGAAGGCGGTGGTGAGGGTCAGGTGAGTGcgctttgcttttcatttcaacaCTTGACACATTACAAATACCTGACGGGAATTAAAAGACAAACTTTAAGCTGCACTACTCTATTATTTGCtctacaaattataattttatttcactgcACGTTCAAATTGCACTTCACTCTTTTTCACACTTTCATCTGCACATTGAAATTACACTTtggtatttgtttatttcactATGTAGTTAGCTTAGGCAGCTTTGTTTGGTTAATTTGTTTACTCTACTGATTGTATTCACTTCAAAAACTTTAGAAACGCTCTGTGCTGGATGCCAATTTGGAGGATCGCGCCATGCTCGAGATAGCTGGCAAGCAAATGCACTCGGATGGACTTCGTGAGCCTGGAATGGATGATTGATGGCGGATGCTAAAGTTGTGGATGGGCTTGGTTTTATCATGTTCAAGAATTTATAGTACTATGTCTCTATTGGGTGTGATGTTAAAAGAAACCTTTACAACATATATCTACTTTAGCCTTAGAATCCTATTTCTTCTTGTTCGTTGTCGAAGCAactatgatgatgattattatgttattctactattattacacacacacaaaggtCCTGTGAGGAAACACATCAGTGTTTCTCTATGCCATTCCTACAAATTTTTGGGTAGCTATTAaagtttatacatatacaaacaaaaaagaaaaatacatattataacatatgtatatatacatatatatatatatatgaatgcgtatcgtatatatgtatatagatccATAAGTATTATGCATAGTGTCTATGTAATACAGAGagtattgttgttgcgttttaggactacaaacaaaaagtgaatgaAACAAACCGAACATCTTTTccaaaagcaatttaatgtAAACTGTATTACTCGTAAATTTTCACTTTACTTTCTCCGCGTCTTAAATAAATCGCATCTATTGTTTATTGCTGAACTCAAATTTATTACGCTACAATTGTTAAGCTAATTGATTATGTATGATTAAATTACTTAGTGTTTAAGGCACTTTAATGATGTGGTGGGATCCGCAACAAATAACAATTCGATTTTATCGATGTGGCACATTAAATGTCCACAGCATAACCGGAGAGTGTGACGCCAGGTGCAATTTCCTCCTCCACATAGGAGCCAGCCTCCTCGAAGGAACGTGCATTGCTGTTATCCTCAAAGCTGCGTCCCACGCTCGCCGGCATCTGATGCAATGGCGGTGCCCGCTGGCCAAAGTTGCGTGCCACACCATAGTTGCCACCACTGCCACCGTTTTGCTGATCATCATCGTCGAAGCGACGCCCCGTGGAACGCAACTTCGGCGCCTGGAATGTGTGCTGATGCTGATCGTGGTCCGCGTCGTGGCGATTGTGGAAATCATAAGTGCTCGTCTCGGAGCCGCGTGGATAGTTTGTCTTACGTAGCATGGCCTTGAAATTGAATGGAGCATCCTCCGAACTCTGTCGAGGAAATAGGATTTACTTGAGAATGGattgaatgaataaaattgaTCTCACTTACATCGCCTTCATGTCGCGCCATGTTTTGCAGTTCACGCACCGGATCGCTGGGTGGATACGAGGAGCGTTGTTGATAGttgcgctgctgctgactgGGATTATTGCGATTGTAATAGTTCGATGAGGGCATtggcggtggtggcggcggtggcgccGCGTAGCCCTTAAGCGAGTTGCGACGTGATCCGGAACGATGCACTccccaattgttgttgttgctctgatAGTTGCTATTGTAGCTGTTGTAAGCATTGTTGTACGCATTCATATTGCGTTGCATTTGATTTCTGTCGAAGTATGAAGGCAAAGATTTTAGAGATTTAGATTAAAAGCAATTCTTAAACCGAATTGACAATCCACTAAGTGATACGAAGgctttttttctattctttttacGCATTTTCTCTAGATGTATAGTAATAGTTGGAAGTAGGTGCTAAGTAAGGTAAGCGATATTTACTCGATGTGATCGCTAAGTGAAAAATGTGTGCACTATTACAAACTCACCTTCTCAGCTGCTGTGGATCGCGAAAGAAGCTTTGATTGTAGATGTTATCGCTTTCACCCATACGATCCCAGTTGGTCTGACAAGCCTGCTCCTTCTTATACGCATTGTAGGTGAGCAGACACGACGTCATCGAGGGATTACGTTGTAATGGACTGTCCCAGGGTTCGTCCTCCTcgaattgctgctgcagcaaatgATTGGGGAATGTTTGACGCGATATAGAGTTAGCTGGATCAACCATATATTGTGTATCGTAGAAGGGAATTTGATCCAGGCGGAAGGGCATCTTCTTGATGGGCACGGGCAGCGGTCCCAGCTGAGAGGAGTTCACCTCACGCATATTGATGCGCTCAAAGGGCACGGCCCGAGTGCACTTGTTGAGGCCAGCGACCATGCGTTGATTGTAGATGTGAACCTGACAAGAGATAGTAAAGAAATTGCCTaaagttggagttgaagttgataAATATTCGTTTACCTGTTGCGAGAGATTGACGAAATCCTGAAAGCGTGCGGCACGATAGTGCAGAAGCACCTGGAAGATGGACTTCTCACGCCACTTCTTGGCAAAGGGACGTATAAAGTCCGCGGTGTTCTCGTTCAGCTGACCGGATTTCTCATTCACCAGCGGGGGCAAGCGTACGCGTTCACGGAAGCCACGAAAAGCTAGAGAAGGAGatagatagagaaagagataggGAGCGGGTTAGAATTGCGGTCAGTATGACGGGGGAGGAGTCaccttaatttaattaaattttcatttattttctatgcAGCACTTATAATTCATCTCGCTGTGGAAGGGGGGAGGGACGACAGGGGGGAGGCGGTTCTGTCAAGTCGATTGTCTCAGGTGTTGTTAAGCTGATTGATTGGTTGCAGCAAAAGGGGGCGGACAAGGGGGTTGTAGTTGCCCCATTTAAGCGGCTTAAGTTGTACAGAAGAAGACCCTAAACCACATGAATGTAGACTTGTGGCTCGGTTACTTgcgatatattttattgatagttgttgtagtagtattagtagtagtagtagtagtagtagtattaAGGGGGCGTTGTCTAAGCCTCCGTATATAGTGTGATTATTAAAAGGGTACTATTCATCATTGGAGGCCTCTTCGATTTTTGAGATGCGCACAGCAGCAAGTGCTTCGTCCATGCGCGCCTCCAGAAACATTTCGTCCGCTTCCGAGGGTGTTTCACTAATGTCGATGTGCTCCTCATCGTATTCCCTAAGTCTATCGACTTGAgtttttttacctttttgtattttacaagCGGCCTCGTCATGTTGTCCTGCTGCCTGTCCTTTTTTGCCCactaaaaaaggaaaaaagagaaagaggacGAAGGTTAGTTTGGGTTAGTGGTCCTTAGGTGATAGCTAATGCCACTTACGTTTGAACACTTTGCCACCCTTGACGCGTTTGCGGGCGAGCAGCGCCCGCATCATGGACTGCACCTTGATGACCTTCTTCACCTGCAGCTCATATTGCCTGTAATGAATCGTAAAGTTTTATCGATAATTAAAGAGGAGTCTTCTGAACTTACCTAGCTAGATATTCATCGTTGTAGTAGCGTAGAAAGACCTTGTTCTTGCCCAACGCCCAACCTTCCATTTTTAAGCGCAAGAAGAGCAGTCGGCAATTGTCCTTAGTCATCTCGACAGGTTCATCGAAGTCAAAGGCTAAGAACTGATATCTAAAAGAGGAATTTATTGGTTCAAGGAATAATCggttatattttaatgagaAAGGAATTAAGCCTACCGCTTCAGGAACTCCTCGAAGGGAAGCCGTGTTGAGTAGCCACGTTGCCGTGCGATGACCGTGTCCAGCACACCCAGCGCTTtcatctgctgctgcacaaCATCGGAGTGGAAGGCACGCGGCTTGTACTCCAGATCAGCGCGAATGCAGCGTACAAAATGCACGCCAAGATTTGCATTCTGGCTAAGCATTTTGAGCAGCGAAAGGCAGGTGTAACGGAAATTGGCGGCCATGGTGCGGAGATTATTCACCTGCGAGATGCAGCCAGCACTCAGTGTATTCAAGTTCTGTAATGGCGTCAAAGAAAATTAAGGGAGAACCAGATAAATGAGTCAATGAAATGCGGAACTCACGTAGGATTTGCGTTCAGTTTCGTCCTTGTGTTGAACGGCCTCGAAGGGCATGGTTAGATTGCCAGCCTTGGTCAGTTGATTGGTAAACATGAGCATGATGCTCTCGTCCAGCGAGGAGCGGAACGTTTCGATCATCTCGGGCGGCACAAAGTCGCGATTGATGTCGGTGAAGGCGCGCGTATCATAGATGATGCGGCCCGTATAATGGGCCACCGATATCTCCGTGGCAGTGTGCTTCTTCACAAACTGGCTGTGCTTTTCCGACACGCGATCTAGTACAGAAGATCAACTTTAGTAGCCCCATTCTTTTataatcttaaatatttagcTAATTATCTTctcggacagacagacagacagacggagaaAATTTCCTTTTCGCCTTATTCTTTTGatttggtataaaaaaatgtacattCTAGGTGTGTATGCATTTCACAATCATTAACATAACCTTAGAATAAACTTAAATCTTGGACAATACCCTGAATAATCCCTTGAAGAAACTTACCCATAATCAAGTCCTGATCCTGGCAGGAACGCGACGCATCGTCAATAATGTAAAAGAGCCCATCGGGCTTGGTCAGCAGATTGTCGAGCGCCGTCTTGTTGTCGTAAAAATTGAGATTGATGGTATCAATATCCTCCGCTTCCATTTCAAGCATTTCGCTGATGAAGATGCGTTGATTATAATGATACTGCATCTGTTCATTCAGCGTATTGATGATCAACTGCTCGAGCCCATTGCGATGGAAGCACTCGAAGCCATACATGTCATGGACAATAATGGCATTGGTGTCGCCACTAAAAAAAGAGATTGTTTGGAATTACAAAAAGAGAGTATTAAAAGGAGTTGGACTTACAAGACGGCGCGTGGGAAGGACATGTTCATGTTGATGCGATTGATGATAAAGTCAACGAGACGCGAATAAATGGTCGACGCCACCGCATCGCGAGCATCTCTAGCCTCCTCGGTGGTGTACTGACGTCGCTCGGCAATGCCGCCCTTGACCATGATGAAGTTGGTCAGTGACCACATGAATTTCTTTTCATCCACGCGCAACAAATCCGCAATACGCGATACAATATCCGTGTTCTCGACCTCGGCATATTTGCCTGATTGACGGAAGCGAATGTTGCCAATATTGAGAATGGCCGAGAGAACTTTGCGGACCGTTTCTAATTGCTTGTGATTAAAGTCCAGATCGCGTAATATGTTCTCAAACTCCCTGAAACGCTCCACATTGCCTTCGGGATCATCGCGACGATACTTGAGTTTGGATGGTGGCACATCTGGAGGAATACGCAGATAGCGATAATTGCGATCCGTCTTCAGATTGTATTCCTTCAGTTGATTCTGCTGATTGATGAAGTCATAGAAGTAGTAAAAAATGTGGAAATTATGCTGACTGCCATCGGTGGTGGCCACGCGCAGCTTTTCCAGCATGTACATATTGAAGACGGCGCCGCTCATCTTGCCCGTCTTGCCAAAGGTCAGACAATACTGCAGCACACAGCGTGTGGAGTCGTTGTTGACTGGTGTGCCGGCGTTTACCAACATCAGGATGGCCTTAATGGAGCTCTCGACTCGTCCGGTGGCGCCACGATTGCCATCGCCCAGATAGCACAGATGCTTGATCAGTAATCGGGCATTGGTCGATTTGCCAGCATAGCTCTCGCCGGAGAAGACGACATGCTGTGGCTCGCGATGATGCAGCATGTCCTGGTAGGCAATGTCTGCCACTGAAAAGATGTGCGGCTGGTTCTCTGAACGCGATTTGAATCTGTACTTGTCATGAAACTGTGAAGTAAATGCAGATTGTATTAGATTTCTGTCTATAAATTCGGTAAAAGATGCAGTTGGTTATTTCGGAGAACACAAATTAGTTATGACTCATTACGATCGTATATTAAACTgggaagttatttaataaacattatgaaatatgaaacatAATATCGAACTAGCTACTCGGACTTAGAATGTTTCAGATTGGatgacaatggcaacaaaaaagccTCAAGGTCTCCGTTCCTTTAACCCACCTCAGAGCTAAACTCCTCCTTGATCTCGTTGGAGTTGAGCGAGAGCAAAATGTCACCAATAAAGCTATACGATTCGCCCATCTCCATGCGATTGCGCAgcgagtcgagcacactctcaTCGACTGGATTCTCCAGCGCTGCCAAATCCTCGGGATACATGCGTTCCGGTTTCTCCTCGAAGCGTTTAATGTAGCCGCGATCCACAAACAATTCGGGCTCCTTGTACAGCGTCTTCACATCCCGAGCCAACTCCAGCATTTCAGACAAATCCGAACGCATTTCGTCTTCGTTCTCAATGAGTTCGGTGAGGAAGGGATGTTCCACCATTTCCACCATCATCGGACGATTCTCGGCATTCTTCTCCAGGCACTCGGAAATAAAGTCATTGATCTGCTGCGACCAGTTTGTGGGGCGTGTCAAAGTGGGCGGCGGATTGCGCACAATGGCGAACATGGCTCTTGTCGGATGCATGTCCGCAAACGGGGGTTTGCCATCGGCCAGCTCAATGGTGGTTATACCTAAGGCCCAGACATCGGCGCGCACCGTAATGTCCGGTTCACGGGACTCCATGGCGGCCACCACCTCGGGTGCCATCCAACAGGGTGAACCAATGCAGGTGCCTCGCTTGCCCAGCGTCGAGTCCACCTGCCGTGAGAGTCCAAAGTCGCAGAGCTTGACGCGTCCATTCTTAGTCAGCAGTATGTTATCGCCGCGTATGTCACGATGCAGCACATGATTGCGATTCAACTCAATGGCAGCACGACAAATCTCGCGAATAATGTAGGCGATGTGCTCCTCTCGCATGCGCCGATCTAGCTTTAATAGTCGATTGACCATGTCCACGGCAGTGCCGCCAGAGCAGTACTGCAAAAAGATACAAGATATGGAGTTGAGAGAATTGATAGACAGTTGACTTTGGTTACTGACCTCCATGACAAACCAGATCTCGTCGGGTCCATTGGGCTTCGATAGCTTGTAGACGCCATAGAATTCGGGCAGATTGGGATGTGCGCAATAGTCGCGCAACGTGCGATACTCCTCCTCGATGGACACCTGATGATCTTCATCGTAATGCTGTATTTTCAATGCTACAATGCGATCATTGTCCAGCTCTTTGGCTCGAAAGACCTTGGCATTGACACCCTGTGCAATCTCCTCGTAGATCTCGAATTTATCCGTCGGATCCGGCAATTGCGAGTACGGCAAATACATATTGATTCACTCCGTAGGACACTCACAGGATATTATAGTCTATCAgctattgtattttattgtttttaatgtaatacaattattttattttgcactgTAGTTGCTGCAAATCGCATTAGCAAAGCAAGAATTGCACAACATAGCTGTCAAGTGCTTTGCAATGGCTTCACCCAATTAGGTTCAACACTAGAAGGTTGAGGGGCTAATGGTTtgtgaatatattaaaattatgggACCGTGAAAGACTTTAGTTTTCTTGTTCTCTTCTTATTCCACCCGAAGTCTAAAGTGTCAGTATTTGACACCTAAAAATAGACCTTTAAATTTGTAGCATGCAGATTATAGTTTTGAAAATGTACATATAGTGTATAAAGAAATTGGCTTCTAGAAACTTATTTTGATTGAAAGAGATTCTTGAGTGTATACTGTAAAGCAATTATTGATTTGacaatcttaaattaaatcttGTTATCCTAGTTTAAGAAAGCTTTGAACCCTATCAACTCTTTGCTCTTTAAAAATCTTCgtattaattgttatttatttccatgtttttgatttaatttttttgtatttctttttctctattatcagtaaatattttaaactttttggGGTGCGAACattgttttgattgttttattaaacaaaCCTTATTACAGCCAAAAATGATCCGTTACCTTAATAATAACACACTTGGATTCTGCGTTTTTGATATCCATctataataattcataatttctattttgatTTGACGATTATAAACTTGACTACACTCAACCAAGGATATTATGCATCACCCTCTATAGCAAGAGTTTATGAAGAGTTCGGTATTTTATTAGTGCtttttgcagcaacaacttaGTATTATCCTTTTCGTACCGACCTTTGCTCTGTAAGAATTGTAAATCCACAAAACAGTTCTTGGTTATCCTTTTAATCCCTTCTCCGTTGCCTGAATGTTGTTATACCGAACCGACCGCACGCTTGCAGCACGAATCGCTGCAGAAAGCCAACTGAAAGTTGTGCAAATGGGCTCGTGGACTTTTTACTAGACTGCAGAAGCCCCGCAAGGTCGCCGAGTCATGTCTAGACCTTCTCTCCAGAGAGGGGTATGCTAAAATAGACACCTTGGGCAACTATTTAGCCTAGCTAATTGAATTAGTGGCATTCACGTGCCCAGCGAGTCCAAAACAAACTGGGGGATCATGAgggaaaaatgaaataaaagtcAGCTGATTGACAGAccaattgtttttcttatttattcgTATTTACAAGTATTCGAAAATTGGGAATCGATTGCTAAactaaacatatatataatgtacacactcacacatcaTGAATCAATCGATCAATAAGCTGTTGACAAGTTATTTGTAGTCCTAttcaatatgaaatatttgtttaaactatataatttcttttgtttttgttgttaattaattatattttaatactgttgtttaattttaaattgtaactGCCGCTGTTGTTAATTTGAAGAGAAGAAGTCTTTAATCCAGTTCTCAGTTGCTCAATTGCACACACTTATCCATTCCTCCACATGGCATTCGTCGCATTCCACACTACAGCACCATTGAAATTTACAGCGACAGCGTTCCGCTCGTCGTTCCTTAACTTGGCTGTGACCACGCCCACAGCATAATGAGGCGCAGCCATCGCTGGTTGTTGTATTTCGATTGCACTTCCGACCCACAGTGCCtgcaatgaaatttgtttaaagtttaaagtgTTGGTTAGCTGCACATTAAAGCGATACAatgttgccaaatttcaatttgcgcgTCATTgtcaaatttcatattttaaatactaagcAGATGAATCTTGAAGTTCTATGTTCAGTTTTGCAACCAATTTATTACCCACTATCtcaaaaataatcatatttcaaaaagTTTATACAACTCACTCTTCTTTTCTTAGCTTTAAAAGTCTTTGTCTCATTCAAATGCATTGAAGCGTTGACATTGAATAATAGCCCGAAGCAAGCAATTAATCAATCGATAGTTCAAATATtccttaattaaattaaaatgtctgtgttgtgtgtgttggctaTCGATAGTAAGCGGTCTCACGTCGTGAAGCGAGGCGAGAGAACTCACGTTGCGGCCATTaaaaaaccataaataaacaattaagtgCAACTATAAGCAAAGTATCATAATTGTTAGATGTTAATTGCCAACGTTAATTGCCATCATTTGCCTAGACACGGCGCATGAATCAAGCGCCTGTTGAATGGGGGCACGGTCTAGAGGAAGGCGGCAAAAAGAGGTGGATGTGCTGTGTGGGGTAGTGGGCAGGGACCGAAcgaacgacaacagcagcaacaatcatCCGCCCGGTAGCCCGCGTCAAcgattaattataaatttgcgTCGTAATTAACACTTTAAACTGGCCCGCAGTCGCAGCGGCTTTTGATAATTTGCAAATGTGTCAACAgcggcagccacaacaacaacaacaacaacagcaacggacAACAACGAGCAACCATAACATcgagcagcagtaacaacaacatcgtcgAGTAGTCGCCACAAAATGGCTAACGAAAATTGCAAGTGGCAGTTAGACGTTCATGTTGCCGGTTTGctacgttgttgttgttgctgtgactgctggttgttgttgttgtttctggtTACTGgtgtgttgctgttgagtACGTGCCGTGCGCATGCGCAACTCTCGACTTTTGTCGTCGCGCATTTTGAGTTATGTGGCATGTTTGGTAGCTCCGTTAATAaatggctttttttttgcagtttttgtggttgttgttgctgttatcgctgttgttgtaatcgtcgtttgttgtttttgttgctaccTGGCTGCtgttaatttgcatttgtgatttatttattagaggcaaatcaaatttatcgCTTAGCCCCATGccaataaatcatttttaattagttcgACTCTTGTTACAGTGTGACCGAATTCTTgcaatttttcataattagCCAAATTATTTACGGTATTTCCTTTTGCAGTtctgataaatattaattcgATTTATATCTTAGTTTGATATATATTGACGGCATCTATAAGAATACCAAAACAGTTTTGTAAATTGTGATATGTTGGCAGAATTTTGATCATGTTCGTTTGCTTATAATTCTAATTAtggaatacattttgttttgaagtattaatttgattgaaatttgGCAGGTCAAGtcattatattcttttttattattattattattattattattattattattattattattattattattattattattattattattattattattattattattattattattattattattattattattattattattattattattattattattattattattattattattatttttttttttttttgaggactttgcttttatttattgaatcttctctagattttgagactaacaataagtttacgaatcttaacattaaaatttagctaacagtgtgttaaaactgcattctggttgcgcgtccctcaggtcggtcgctgggtgggtaagtcattacgacgaagacgtgattggttgctcaaccttgttagacctctcgccaggtggttagggtgcaacagtagcttggtaaagtacttttccttctgttctgcgatcacttctttgactggtaggatgtttaagtcgcgttgtatgttttcgttgcgaacgtaccacggtgccccggtgatggttctcaagatcttcgactgagctcgctggactatgtcaatattactattgctggcactcccccataattgggagccgtacatccatataggttttagtaccgagttatatagcaggactttatattcaaggctaaggggagaccgagcgttgataagccaatgaaggctgctggcttttagctttaggtgtgttcttttggcttcaatgtgccggcgccatgtgagtcttctgtcgaggtgtactcctagatatgtcacttcgtttgcttgcgggagtggagtgttgtttaacgttagcggcgggcagttttgtctgttcagggtgaatgtaacgtgcttgcatttttgttcgttcactctaattcgccaatctgatagccatttttcaacatcgaccatatgaagagctagctgcgcagttgcttgcctcgggcatttcgagcggctaagaatagctgt comes from the Drosophila sulfurigaster albostrigata strain 15112-1811.04 chromosome 2L, ASM2355843v2, whole genome shotgun sequence genome and includes:
- the LOC133850279 gene encoding neither inactivation nor afterpotential protein C encodes the protein MYLPYSQLPDPTDKFEIYEEIAQGVNAKVFRAKELDNDRIVALKIQHYDEDHQVSIEEEYRTLRDYCAHPNLPEFYGVYKLSKPNGPDEIWFVMEYCSGGTAVDMVNRLLKLDRRMREEHIAYIIREICRAAIELNRNHVLHRDIRGDNILLTKNGRVKLCDFGLSRQVDSTLGKRGTCIGSPCWMAPEVVAAMESREPDITVRADVWALGITTIELADGKPPFADMHPTRAMFAIVRNPPPTLTRPTNWSQQINDFISECLEKNAENRPMMVEMVEHPFLTELIENEDEMRSDLSEMLELARDVKTLYKEPELFVDRGYIKRFEEKPERMYPEDLAALENPVDESVLDSLRNRMEMGESYSFIGDILLSLNSNEIKEEFSSEFHDKYRFKSRSENQPHIFSVADIAYQDMLHHREPQHVVFSGESYAGKSTNARLLIKHLCYLGDGNRGATGRVESSIKAILMLVNAGTPVNNDSTRCVLQYCLTFGKTGKMSGAVFNMYMLEKLRVATTDGSQHNFHIFYYFYDFINQQNQLKEYNLKTDRNYRYLRIPPDVPPSKLKYRRDDPEGNVERFREFENILRDLDFNHKQLETVRKVLSAILNIGNIRFRQSGKYAEVENTDIVSRIADLLRVDEKKFMWSLTNFIMVKGGIAERRQYTTEEARDARDAVASTIYSRLVDFIINRINMNMSFPRAVFGDTNAIIVHDMYGFECFHRNGLEQLIINTLNEQMQYHYNQRIFISEMLEMEAEDIDTINLNFYDNKTALDNLLTKPDGLFYIIDDASRSCQDQDLIMDRVSEKHSQFVKKHTATEISVAHYTGRIIYDTRAFTDINRDFVPPEMIETFRSSLDESIMLMFTNQLTKAGNLTMPFEAVQHKDETERKSYNLNTLSAGCISQVNNLRTMAANFRYTCLSLLKMLSQNANLGVHFVRCIRADLEYKPRAFHSDVVQQQMKALGVLDTVIARQRGYSTRLPFEEFLKRYQFLAFDFDEPVEMTKDNCRLLFLRLKMEGWALGKNKVFLRYYNDEYLARQYELQVKKVIKVQSMMRALLARKRVKGGKVFKLGKKGQAAGQHDEAACKIQKAFRGFRERVRLPPLVNEKSGQLNENTADFIRPFAKKWREKSIFQVLLHYRAARFQDFVNLSQQVHIYNQRMVAGLNKCTRAVPFERINMREVNSSQLGPLPVPIKKMPFRLDQIPFYDTQYMVDPANSISRQTFPNHLLQQQFEEDEPWDSPLQRNPSMTSCLLTYNAYKKEQACQTNWDRMGESDNIYNQSFFRDPQQLRRNQMQRNMNAYNNAYNSYNSNYQSNNNNWGVHRSGSRRNSLKGYAAPPPPPPPMPSSNYYNRNNPSQQQRNYQQRSSYPPSDPVRELQNMARHEGDSSEDAPFNFKAMLRKTNYPRGSETSTYDFHNRHDADHDQHQHTFQAPKLRSTGRRFDDDDQQNGGSGGNYGVARNFGQRAPPLHQMPASVGRSFEDNSNARSFEEAGSYVEEEIAPGVTLSGYAVDI